TGACCCGCGGCACCTTCCATCTGCAGGCGCGCCAACATGCCGAGTACAAAGGGGACATTTCATGGCGTCCTATTCATCGGCGCCGCGCGCTTCTGCTGAGGTTCACGGCCATCTCACCGAGCGAGATGGGGGTCAGGCTTACCGTCCACGCGTCATCTGGTCCCCCTGTCACCAGGATGGGAGCTGGCGCGCCTGCATAGAAACATGGCGGATTGGCCgcttctcctccatcttctctTGGCTGTTGATTCAGTGTTCGGCGTCCACAATATAGGAAGAAGGACGAGCTTGAGGACCACTTTCATATCATGAAGATGTCTCTTGTTGCAGAATGTCCTCCGGATGTCATGGATAAGTACAGTAGCTACAGTAGCTGATAGTAGCTAGTAGACATGAGACGTACAGTATCTGGTCACCGTCATTGAAGGATCAGACGCTGCTTTACGGTTTCTTTCCGTATATTTACAcctatttctgtgtgtgtgtgtgtgtgtgtatcaatgATCGCTGTGAAAATGGATGATAAATGCATGGATTTCAAGGCTAAAATATCAGCaatatttaacaaatgaaatattttatgtcaATATTGGGTCAGTGGTTGCcaggcggttaaggaagcggccccgtaatcagaaggttcgaatcccgatccgccaaggtgccactgagcaaagcaccgtcatggtgcccactgctcaccaagggtgtcggttaaatgcagaggacacgtttcaccgtgtgcaccgtgtgctgtgctcacaatgacagtcacgcCACTTTCACTCAACTGATGCCTGATTTACAAGCATTTTGGAGCAAGCAGTTCAGCGGCCACAGGAAGCCTGTGGGGTTGCAGGTTCGGAACTTCATGCTGCTGGTCTGGTTCCTTCTCTGAGTGTAATTTCTTCGCCCCGATTCATTACTCGGTTTATCAGGCCCTCGCCACATGCCCTGCAGCTAATCCCCATTTGCATGTCATGTGCCCCTCGAATATTCGGTAAGCTCGGGCAAACTTTGCGAGATAAGCACTTCGAGGGACTGAGTCTGCAGAACGGCGGGCTTATTCCAGCTCCGCCAACTTTCTCATGCGTTTAATGGCCATTTAGAGTCGTGCTCCTCCTGGTGACATGCAGAAGCTATGTCTTCGGGGCCTGTGCTGAGCTGCTACTAGAGTTTTATGAAGTTATACACAGCATGTATTACTTAAACGTAGCTGCGCTGGCAACAAGGCAGAGACTAAATTGAAAATAGATGCAGGAGGCATCAGTGGGCACCTTGGTCCTCCCTGACTCCACGTGACAACCCAGGTACTTCTGTCACCTCACGGTCCTCCTAGCGTTGCGGTGAGACCCTTACGGGGGACCACGTTGCCCCACTGCACTGGCTGCccgattcaaattcaaatcgACCCGTCTACCTCAACTCAGGTCGAAGACCACCGGATTCATCGATGAATGTGATCCATCACAAGAAGCATATGACTGCTGTTTAGTGACCTTGTTATCTTGCCTCAGTAAATGTTCTTCCGGGCTTCGAGCCGCACATCTTTTCAAGTGTTTAAGTTAACAGAGTGAAAAGCCACTGCATCCATACACACTGTGGATAAAAGAGCAGCACTTTTCAGGCCTCCGGGAAGCCTAATAAACCCTAAACGATGCGGAATACGCTGTACAACAACGTGTTATGTACGTTGTGCCACGTTACGATTCAGAAGAGGTCACAGGGAGGACAGGGTTCAGCAAACTCCTCCTGCGCTGTGAAAAAACTTAAAATAAGTTAGTCACCTACTAAAGTTCTGCTGAcatgaattattatattatacaagTGTATTATACCTGAGTGGAAGAGTCCAGTTTTACTTTCCCAAGTATCAAGGTTCAACAAAACGTTAATCTTGCTGCCATTCGTTgctaaatgtattaattatatatgtatatgtatacatttattataatattagtATTATAGCGTGTTTTTCACAATAATGTTTTCACATGGGATGAAACATTAATGAACTATATTGTGATTTATAAGCatagcaaaaataaattatttaaaggcCAGAACCATTTAAACAGAAGTATTACATTGGAGGAGGTCACTAAAAGTCTCCTGCTAGATGGTGGCTAACagccttaaaaataaaacactaataataatCTACGACCAGATTAAAAATCCTCCAGAACTGAGAACACGTGTAGCATCGCCCGGAGCATTCTGGGAAGTCACATGACTTGTTTCCTTTTGTAAAGTGGACAACAAGGCACCCTATAACTTTGCGCTGAAACAGTCAAGTTAAATCCACAATATAAAAAAGAGCATTGTGGGAACAGTGGGCGTGAACGCTGacgtgtgggcgtggccacgtcaCTCCCACGTGACTGTCTCGCTGTGGGGACGATGGACTAAACACAGATGTCTTATATGGAAGGACGAGTGATCGATCATGAAGTGATCATGAATTTATGTCTCATTTCAATCCAATGAAACCAATgaaaatgtacaatgtacattgttataatttacattataaGTTATTTATTGAGgtgttttttatattctagcACATCCAGACTGGACTTCGTGTCAACTCTCTGGAATGAATGAGCTGGGATTTAGGACAGAACGGGGAACTTTATTTCCCCACAAGCTCATGTAAGGTTGTGAATGTCTTTTAAATTTCGGTGCTCTGAAATGCGACTTGTGACATTGCCATGACCTGATATTTTAATTAGTTACGTATTTTATTGCGGTTTGTCATCGtgatatttcaaataaaataaaagcatgaatggaaaaaataaaaaagcatctTAATTCGAACATGAAAAGTTTCTTCGCTACACGGTTCAtcatatattttcatttccGTGTTATAGGACGTGGTCACtgagaaataatgaaaaattgaCCTTTAATCCTGCTAATTATTTTTCGACTGCTTTACATAATCGACTCTAACCACGAATCTCCCACAAAACCCCGCGCATTTCGATCTGAAATCGAAAAGAAACGCTCCTGCATATCTGCCTGGTTAaaacagtgatgatgatgatgatggtgatgatggtgacgTGTGATGTATGGCGCCTGGGGGCGGAGACAATTAGCCCCAAATCAATCAACTTGTTTGCGGCGTTAATTACGGGCTTTTGTGCCGCGTGTGGGGGGGTGTTTGCTCAGTTCATTAAGTTGTGTATTAAAGGCCGCTTATTAACGTTCATTACGACGCGCGTTGGTCGCGTGCAAACTGCCtcgaatttaaataaatacgcACGTTTTTACACGCGCGCACAAACACGGGTCTCCCATTGGTCCAAATCCTGTGCAGAAGCAAAAATGAACCAATGACGAGGGGATCCAGCTGCACAGTACAGCGGGGGGGCAGTGGGCGTTCCCTAGACTTCTCTGATGGGCGTGGCCGGGACCACAATGctacacaaaaacaacataaaaacagaatatatgTTATTTCAACATCGCAGTCAtaaaatgagcagaaacatAAACTGCCAGACCTGCGTGGGAGACACGCCCCCGTCTTCCATGTATGGGTAtgacaggccacgcccacctgcCCACATATGGCCCTAAATAACCGCCGGCGCGCAGACTGACGGCGCGGATGGACGTCGCCTGAGGAACTTTCCTCCTTTCTCTGTCGCTGCGATCTCGGTCCTCCGGTCCTCCATGGTGTTCCGGTCCCCGCTGGAGCTGTTCCCGCCGCACCTCCTGCTCCCCAGCCTCCCGGAGCGgcccctgctccccgggccccgcTCCCCGGACGACTCGCCCATGTTCCAGCTGCCCTCGCTGAGCTTCTCCCCGGAGCAGGTGGCCGGCGTGTGCGAGACGCTGGAGGAGACCGGCGACATCGAGCGCCTCGGCCGGTTCCTCTGGTCGCTGCCGGTGGCGCCGGGATCCTGCGACGCCATCAACAAGCACGAGTCCATCCAGCGGGCCCGCGCCGTGGTCGCCTACCACACCGGCAGCTTCCGGGAGCTCTACCACATCCTGGAGAACCACCGCTTCACCAAGGACTCGCACGGCAAGCTGCAGGCCATGTGGCTGGAGGCGCATTACCAGGAGGCCGAGAAGCTGCGCGGCCGCCCGCTCGGCCCGGTGGACAAGTACCGCGTCCGCAAGAAGTTCCCGCTGCCCAGGACCATCTGGGACGGAGAGCAGAAGACGCACTGCTTCAAGGAGCGCACCCGCGGCCTGCTGAGGGAGTGGTACCTCCAGGACCCCTACCCGAACCCCAGCAAGAAGCGGGAGCTGGCGCAGGCCACGGGACTCACGCCCACGCAGGTGGGCAACTGGTTCAAAAACCGGCGGCAACGGGACAGAGCCGCGGCCGCGAAGAACAGGTAACCGGCCAGAAGGAACCAGAGATTGCACACAGAACCGATCGGAACGCGTCCGGGGTTCCACACAGAACCCGAAATTCCACACGGAACCGATCCGAACGCTCCTGACGCGTCCGGGGTTCCACGGAGAACCCATCCAAACGCTCCTGAGGCGTCCGGGGTTCCACACAGAACCCGAAATTCTACTTAGAACCGATCCAAACGCTCCTGAGGCGTCCGGGGTTCCACACAGAACCCGAAATTCCACACGGAACCGATCCGAACGCTCCTGACGCGTCCGGGGTTCCACGGAGAACCCATCCAAACGCTTCTGACGCGTCCGGGGTTCCACACAGAACCCGAAATTCTACTTAGAACCGATCCAAACGCTCCTGAGGCGTCCGGGGTTCCACACAGAACCCGAAATTCCACACGGAACCGATCCGAACGCTCCTGACGCGTCCGGGGTTCCACGGAGAACCCATCCAAACGCTTCTGACGCGTCCGGGGTTCCACACAGAACCCGAAATTCTACTTAGAACCGATCCAAACGCTCCTGACGCGTCCGGGGTTCCACAAAGAACCGATTCAAACGCTTCTGACGCGTCCGGGGTTCCACGGAGAACCCGAAATTCTACTTAGAACCGATCCAAACGCTCCTAACGCGTCCCGGGTTCCACACAGAACACGAAATTCCACACAGAACGTATCCAAACAATCCTAACGCGTCCGGGTCGGTTCCACGCAGAACCGATCCAAATGCTCCTGACGCGTCCGGGGTTCATCACAGAACCGATCCAAATAATCCTAACGCGTCCAGGGTTCCAGACAGAACCGATCCAAGCACTCGTCACCCATCTGATATTCCAATCAGAACCCAAAATGCCACACAGAATCGATCCAAACGCTCCTGACGCGTTCGGGGTTCCAGACGTAACCGATCCAAGCTCTCATTCCGCATCCGGTATTTCAGACAAAACACGAAATTCCACACGGAACCGATCCAAACACTCCTAACGCGTCCAGGGTTCCAGAAAGAACCGACGCAAACACTCGTCACCCGCCTGATATTCCGACCAGAATCCGAAATTCCACACAGAATTTATCCAAAACTCGTCACCCGTCCGCTATTCCAGACATGAACCGTCTAATCCAGTCAGGAACttttcataaatattatttaagcAAAGAGCCTTCAGCGACTAGAAATTATTCTAATATTGACCAAATATTTGTAAATAATCgtttgtttttaaaacatttgtttgtaaattgttgtttgtttttttaattgtttgtaaatagttgtttggttttttttattgtttgtaaatAGTTGTTTGAAGTTTACGAGCTTCATACGAACTACTGAAATAAGAGTTTCAGATGCTGCGTTTCGTAAACGGAAATAACTGGAATTCTGCTTTCAGGTTCGATGTACAGATTTCTGCTCATCGCTATTTCGCctcattaaaatgatcaatttcacgtttttcttttttgtttttattgttaataatgaAGCACTTTAGGGGAACAAAAATCCTGGCCGAACCCTAACGAACGTGTGTGTCCACGCAggctccagcaccaccaccaccaccaccacggccTGCGCGGCTCCCGGTCCGAGGCCGGCTGCACCCCGCGCAGCTCCGGCGAGTCCCCGTCCGCGGCCGCCAGCCCCGCCGCCAGCGTCTGCAGCCTGGGGGACCGGGCGGAGCGCGGCACCGTGCTGTCGGTGACGGACAGCGACTCGGACTTCGACGTATGAGGCGGGACGCGAACGGAACTCTG
The Denticeps clupeoides chromosome 15, fDenClu1.1, whole genome shotgun sequence DNA segment above includes these coding regions:
- the LOC114764759 gene encoding homeobox protein SIX6-like isoform X2, which gives rise to MVFRSPLELFPPHLLLPSLPERPLLPGPRSPDDSPMFQLPSLSFSPEQVAGVCETLEETGDIERLGRFLWSLPVAPGSCDAINKHESIQRARAVVAYHTGSFRELYHILENHRFTKDSHGKLQAMWLEAHYQEAEKLRGRPLGPVDKYRVRKKFPLPRTIWDGEQKTHCFKERTRGLLREWYLQDPYPNPSKKRELAQATGLTPTQVGNWFKNRRQRDRAAAAKNRLQHHHHHHHGLRGSRSEAGCTPRSSGESPSAAASPAASVCSLGDRAERGTVLSVTDSDSDFDV
- the LOC114764759 gene encoding homeobox protein SIX6-like isoform X1, whose translation is MVFRSPLELFPPHLLLPSLPERPLLPGPRSPDDSPMFQLPSLSFSPEQVAGVCETLEETGDIERLGRFLWSLPVAPGSCDAINKHESIQRARAVVAYHTGSFRELYHILENHRFTKDSHGKLQAMWLEAHYQEAEKLRGRPLGPVDKYRVRKKFPLPRTIWDGEQKTHCFKERTRGLLREWYLQDPYPNPSKKRELAQATGLTPTQAPAPPPPPPRPARLPVRGRLHPAQLRRVPVRGRQPRRQRLQPGGPGGARHRAVGDGQRLGLRRMRRDANGTLVVMIEQSFYAEAPSTSSSSSCL